In a genomic window of Pelecanus crispus isolate bPelCri1 chromosome 1, bPelCri1.pri, whole genome shotgun sequence:
- the NFAM1 gene encoding NFAT activation molecule 1: MASNLKVIFLFLWLLQCRGENVDVQQKPPVQVTLLKEGISIPCKVIFRYTPKYTKFSIFYYWINSLGQKISIHNMSKNIDIPSGEENKTATISYNHRIMPLETTSSTGTYYCEVKWNDVQKMGNGVFVLARAAGYIDTSYGWEILITLTVLPAALSITATALLLWKRKVLCPRRNLLNTLRQKVETQPPSASAPPPPPPAVYDCLDLQQVDVYSVLENNTNNPSLRKSPPGKTPKKQATLEESSDILYENI, encoded by the exons ATGGCCTCTAATCTAAAAGTcatcttcctgtttctttgGTTGCTTCAGTGCAGAg GGGAAAATGTCGATGTACAGCAGAAACCTCCAGTCCAGGTCACACTGCTCAAGGAAGGAATATCCATCCCCTGTAAAGTCATCTTCCGTTACACGCCGAAATACACCAAATTTTCAATCTTCTATTACTGGATTAATTCACTGGGCCAGAAAATATCCATCCATAATATGTCAAAAAACATAGACATCCCTTCTGGGGAAGAGAATAAGACTGCTACCATATCTTACAACCACAGAATCATGCCACTTGAAACTACCTCTTCTACTGGCACGTACTACTGCGAGGTCAAATGGAATGACGTccagaaaatgggaaatggaGTGTTTGTCCTTGCTAGAG CTGCAGGGTACATAGACACCTCTTATGGGTGGGAAATCCTCATTACCCTTACAGTTCTTCCTGCTGCATTGAGCATCACCGCAACAGCTCTGcttctgtggaaaagaaag GTGTTGTGCCCTAGAAGGAACCTGCTAAATACCCTGAGACAGaaggtggaaacacagcccccTTCAGCCAgcgcaccaccaccaccaccacctgctGTCTATGAT TGCCTGGATTTGCAGCAAGTTGATGTCTATTCTGTCCTCGAGAATAACACAAACAACCCATCACTCAGAAAGAGTCCTCCAGGGAAG